The Clostridioides difficile genome has a segment encoding these proteins:
- the rpmF gene encoding 50S ribosomal protein L32 has translation MAVPKRKTSKSNTKMRRAANSKMEATGFVSCPQCHEPKLPHRVCPDCGYYKGKEVVSK, from the coding sequence ATGGCAGTACCAAAGCGTAAAACGTCTAAATCAAACACAAAAATGAGAAGAGCAGCTAACTCAAAGATGGAAGCAACAGGATTTGTAAGTTGCCCACAATGTCATGAGCCAAAATTACCACATAGAGTGTGTCCAGACTGTGGATATTATAAAGGTAAAGAAGTTGTATCTAAGTAA
- a CDS encoding nucleotidyltransferase, giving the protein MNILGLIVEYNPFHNGHIYHLSKSIEKTNATHTVAIMSGNFLQRGEPALFDKYTRAKIAVENGVDLVIELPTMFACQSAEIFAHGAITILNSLNCISSVCFGSEEGNTDILYDIAEILANEPEEFKLLLKKYLDEGMLFPVARANSLFDYIHQYGNNNLAQKTTKEQLLKILNSSNNILGIEYIKNLIRLGSNIKPFTISRVQSEYNSKEIDSSICSATAIRTSLKENCNLSILQEVIPEKTYNILNEKIENKFFPMFDELFFDTLKTIVLRDISNLKDYFEVNEGIENKIYKDIFTSNSLYELQLSIKSKRYTLTKIKRTLNNILLGVRKSDINLVKNIAIVPYVRILAFNDKGREILKEIKNKSNVEIINKFSNISFSLDDTIFKTLIGYDIKSTNIYNSVYYKNNKDLVKGPMDFYTHPIYVK; this is encoded by the coding sequence ATGAATATACTTGGATTAATAGTTGAATATAACCCGTTTCATAATGGACATATATATCATTTATCAAAATCTATAGAAAAAACAAATGCAACACATACAGTAGCAATCATGAGTGGAAACTTTCTTCAAAGAGGTGAACCAGCTTTATTTGATAAATATACTAGAGCAAAAATTGCTGTCGAAAATGGTGTAGACTTAGTTATAGAATTACCAACTATGTTTGCTTGCCAAAGTGCTGAAATTTTTGCTCATGGTGCCATAACAATTTTAAATTCTCTAAACTGCATAAGTTCTGTATGTTTTGGTAGTGAAGAAGGAAACACAGATATTCTTTACGATATTGCAGAAATTTTAGCAAATGAACCAGAAGAATTTAAATTACTTTTAAAGAAATATTTAGATGAAGGTATGTTATTTCCAGTAGCTAGAGCTAATTCACTTTTTGATTATATACACCAATATGGAAACAACAACTTAGCTCAAAAAACTACAAAAGAACAATTATTAAAAATATTAAATTCATCAAATAATATCCTTGGTATAGAATATATAAAAAATCTTATCCGTTTAGGCAGTAATATAAAACCATTTACAATTTCCAGAGTTCAGTCAGAATACAACTCTAAAGAAATTGATAGTAGTATTTGTTCTGCTACTGCCATAAGAACTTCACTTAAAGAAAATTGTAATCTATCCATACTACAAGAAGTTATACCAGAAAAAACTTATAATATATTAAATGAAAAAATAGAGAACAAATTTTTTCCTATGTTTGATGAATTATTTTTTGATACATTAAAAACAATCGTACTTAGAGACATATCCAATTTAAAAGATTATTTTGAAGTAAATGAAGGTATAGAAAATAAAATTTACAAAGATATTTTTACATCTAACTCTTTATACGAATTGCAATTATCAATTAAATCTAAGCGATATACTTTAACTAAAATCAAGAGAACTTTAAATAATATATTGTTAGGTGTAAGAAAAAGCGATATTAACCTTGTAAAAAATATAGCTATTGTTCCTTATGTAAGAATACTTGCTTTCAATGATAAAGGCAGAGAGATTTTAAAAGAGATAAAAAATAAATCTAACGTAGAAATAATAAATAAATTTTCAAATATATCATTTTCATTAGATGATACAATTTTTAAAACACTTATAGGCTATGACATAAAATCTACAAATATATACAACTCAGTATATTATAAAAATAATAAAGACTTAGTAAAAGGTCCTATGGACTTTTACACTCATCCAATCTATGTAAAATAA
- a CDS encoding DUF177 domain-containing protein — protein MKVSIEKINRKETDKIDLNFCEKIDTISYCDEIYKLVSPVNLKGKVSKTNKGLYLDIDVNFTIVDNCSRCLKEVEIPLEYSIQGFLVKEEDYDEDEFEEFDPFIFDGEEIDLIDIIEQTLDFNVPHKVLCSENCKGLCQGCGANLNEGECSCSEITNDEEYIDPRFAKLKDLFN, from the coding sequence ATGAAAGTTAGCATAGAAAAAATAAATAGAAAAGAAACTGACAAAATAGACTTGAATTTTTGTGAAAAAATTGATACTATTAGTTATTGTGATGAGATTTACAAATTAGTATCACCTGTAAATTTAAAAGGTAAAGTATCAAAGACTAATAAAGGTTTATATCTAGATATAGATGTCAATTTTACAATTGTTGACAATTGTTCAAGATGTCTTAAAGAAGTAGAAATACCATTAGAGTATTCTATACAAGGTTTTTTAGTAAAAGAAGAAGATTATGATGAAGATGAATTTGAGGAATTTGATCCTTTTATATTCGATGGTGAAGAAATCGACCTTATTGATATAATAGAACAGACATTAGATTTTAATGTGCCTCATAAAGTTCTTTGTAGTGAAAACTGTAAAGGTCTTTGTCAAGGATGCGGAGCAAACTTAAATGAAGGAGAATGTTCTTGCAGTGAAATTACAAACGATGAGGAATACATAGATCCTCGTTTTGCTAAATTAAAAGATTTATTTAATTAA
- a CDS encoding acetate kinase, whose amino-acid sequence MKILVLNCGSSSLKYQLIDMSNEEVLCIGLVERIGIEGSILKHEKAGRDDKYIVEQPMKDHKDAIALVLEAVAHPEFGAVKEMKEIDAVGHRVVHAGEKFATSVVLTPEVEEALKECIDLAPLHNPANIMGIDACKAILPGVPMVGVFDTAFHQTMPKSSYLYGLPHELYTKYGVRRYGFHGTSHNYVSQKAAEILGKDIKDLKIVTCHLGNGASIAAVDGGKCIDTSMGFTPLEGLIMGTRCGDIDPAILPFLMRKEGLDADGLDKLMNKESGVYGMTGISSDFRDIEDAAKNGDERAQATLEAYVKKVQKYIGAYAAEMNGLDVVVFTAGVGENGKAIRADIASNMEFLGMKLDKEANDVRGKETVISTADSKVKMLLIPTNEELMIARDTLRLVK is encoded by the coding sequence ATGAAAATATTAGTATTAAACTGTGGGAGTTCTTCATTAAAATATCAATTAATAGATATGAGTAATGAAGAAGTTTTATGTATAGGATTAGTTGAAAGAATAGGAATCGAAGGTTCTATACTTAAACATGAAAAAGCAGGAAGAGATGATAAATACATTGTTGAACAACCAATGAAAGACCATAAAGATGCAATAGCATTAGTATTAGAAGCTGTTGCTCATCCAGAATTTGGTGCAGTTAAAGAAATGAAAGAAATAGATGCAGTAGGACATAGAGTTGTTCATGCTGGAGAAAAATTTGCTACTTCAGTAGTACTAACTCCAGAAGTAGAAGAAGCTTTAAAAGAATGTATAGATTTAGCTCCACTTCATAATCCAGCAAACATAATGGGAATTGATGCTTGTAAAGCTATACTTCCAGGTGTACCAATGGTAGGAGTATTTGATACTGCTTTCCATCAAACAATGCCTAAATCTTCATACTTATATGGTTTACCTCATGAGTTATATACTAAATATGGAGTAAGAAGATATGGATTCCATGGAACTTCTCATAACTATGTATCTCAAAAAGCAGCAGAGATATTAGGAAAAGATATAAAAGACTTAAAAATAGTAACTTGTCACTTAGGAAATGGTGCTTCTATAGCTGCTGTTGATGGTGGAAAATGTATAGATACATCTATGGGATTCACTCCATTAGAAGGATTAATAATGGGAACTAGATGTGGAGATATAGACCCTGCTATATTACCTTTCTTAATGAGAAAAGAAGGTTTAGATGCTGATGGATTAGATAAACTAATGAACAAAGAATCTGGAGTATATGGAATGACTGGAATTTCTAGTGATTTCAGAGATATAGAAGATGCAGCTAAAAATGGAGATGAAAGAGCTCAAGCAACATTAGAAGCTTATGTTAAAAAAGTACAAAAATATATAGGTGCTTATGCTGCTGAAATGAATGGATTAGATGTTGTAGTATTTACTGCTGGTGTAGGTGAAAATGGAAAAGCTATAAGAGCAGATATAGCTTCTAATATGGAATTCTTAGGAATGAAATTAGACAAGGAAGCTAATGATGTTAGAGGAAAAGAAACAGTAATATCTACTGCTGACTCTAAAGTAAAAATGCTTTTAATACCAACTAACGAAGAATTAATGATAGCTAGAGATACATTAAGATTAGTAAAATAA